One genomic window of Choloepus didactylus isolate mChoDid1 chromosome 27, mChoDid1.pri, whole genome shotgun sequence includes the following:
- the PPP1R15A gene encoding protein phosphatase 1 regulatory subunit 15A yields MAPNQIARQANPWRDAHPFFLLSPLMGLLSRAWSRLRGPGPAEPWLVEAVAGADRVEGGLEREAKTALATHPAPWDRHPQEKTEGSGAAEDDGEAGWEACPDLKASNSLLEACGLSDDGGEACGEEEATCVARKQRSKLTDGRPALPSPSLLVGTLQYPPGEEESEEKEETTGDAGIAEDKEMAKAFFYPPSPGPRPWECYPGVEEEEPEDGEAAGTSTFLFSLGSKPRAWVYCPQEIKEEEKDEKDRDTEEVKTENRDGTKTSISHASSEPNPRAREYCSGEESKEEKDEKVNEAAEIGSIDSEPHSAMLVQRSLLRAWEYQPSENTEEEGEGEDEDSASGAAEEEGAAEASSSIPPTSAFLRAWVCHPGEDTEEEEDEGEHEDDASGAAEEEGEAEEGAAKASSSVPSKSAFLRTWVYQPGEDTEEEEDEDDEDSASGTAEEEEAAEAFSSIPPSSAFLRAWVYQPGEDTEEEEEEEDEGSDLEAAEEGGTTETSSSIPPKNPFLRAWVYHPGEDTEEEEEEEDDGSDSGAAEASSSGPPMSAFLRAWVYDPGEDTEDEEHEDKGDDYDSEAADSEPRPSLQAQTTSFGSWIYQPGEDTEEEGETEPRPFQVAIYLPGEKPPPPWAPPRLPLRLQRRLKSLETPTKDPEPETSLKARKVRFSEKVSVHILAVWAGPARATRRGPWEQFARDRSRFARRIARAQEELGACLTPAARARAWARLGSPPTSLSPLPAPTQTEPSVSAPSTVPSQATPLSPAVVALSPAPACVPAPPCLDLSGRRG; encoded by the exons ATGGCCCCAAACCAAATAGCACGTCAGGCCAACCCCTGGAGGGATGCTCACCCCTTCTTCCTCCTGTCGCCACTGATGGGTCTCCTCAGCCGGGCCTGGAGCCGCCTGAGGGGCCCAGGACCTGCAGAGCCCTGGCTGGTGGAAGCAGTAGCAGGAGCTGACCGGGTGGAAGGCGGCctggagagagaagctaagactgCTTTGGCCACCCACCCTGCCCCCTGGGACAGGCACCCGCAGGAGAAGACAGAAGGCAGTGGTGCCGCTGAGGACGACGGAGAAGCAGGCTGGGAGGCCTGCCCTGACCTAAAAGCCTCCAATTCTCTTCTTGAAGCCTGTGGGCTTTCTGATGATGGTGGTGAAGCGTGTGGGGAGGAAGAGGCAACCTGTGTTGCTAGAAAGCAGAGAAGTAAACTTACAGATGGCCGGCCTGCTCTTCCATCTCCCAGCCTTCTGGTGGGAACCCTGCAATATCCTCCTGGGGAGGAGGAAtctgaggaaaaggaggaaacaacTGGAGACGCTGGCATTGctgaagacaaagaaatggccaaggCCTTTTTTTATCCTCCATCaccaggccccaggccctgggaatGTTACCCAGGGGTGGAGGAAGAAGAGCCTGAGGATGGAGAAGCTGCTGGAACCTctactttcctcttctctttgggCTCCAAGCCCAGGGCTTGGGTATATTGTCCACAGGAGataaaagaggaggagaaagatgaAAAGGATCGGGACACTGAAGAAGTAAAAACTGAGAACAGAGACGGCACAAAGACCTCCATTTCCCATGCATCTTCAGAGCCTAACCCCAGGGCCAGGGAGTACTGTTCAGGAGAGGAATCCAAGGAGGAGAAGGATGAAAAGGTAAATGAAGCAGCTGAGATAGGATCCATCGACTCAGAGCCACACTCCGCCATGCTAGTCCAGAGGTCCTTGCTCAGGGCCTGGGAGTATCAACCCAGTGAGAACACAGAGGAAGAAGGTGAAGGAGAAGATGAGGACAGTGCTTCAGGGGCAGCTGAGGAGGAGGGAGCAGCTGAGGCGTCCTCTTCCATCCCACCCACAAGTGCCTTCCTGAGGGCCTGGGTATGTCACCCAGGTGAGGacacagaggaggaagaagatgaaggAGAGCATGAGGACGATGCTTCAGGGGCAGCCGAGGAAGAGGGAGAAGCTGAGGAAGGAGCAGCCAAGGCGTCCTCTTCCGTCCCATCCAAGAGTGCCTTCCTGAGGACCTGGGTGTATCAACCAGGAGAGGacacagaggaggaggaagatgaagaCGATGAGGACAGTGCTTCAGGGACAGCTGAGGAAGAGGAAGCAGCCGAGGCTTTCTCTTCCATCCCACCCTCAAGTGCCTTTCTGAGGGCCTGGGTGTATCAACCAGGAGAGGacacagaggaggaggaagaggaggaagatgaggGCAGTGATTTGGAAGCAGCtgaggaagggggaaccactGAGACTTCTTCTTCCATCCCACCCAAGAATCCCTTCCTGAGGGCCTGGGTATATCACCCAGGAGAGGacacagaggaggaggaagaggaggaagatgatGGCAGTGATTCAGGAGCAGCTGAGGCTTCCTCTTCAGGCCCACCCATGAGTGCCTTCCTGAGGGCATGGGTGTATGACCCAGGAGAGGACACAGAGGATGAGGAGCATGAGGATAAAGGGGATGACTATGATTCGGAAGCAGCTGACTCAGAGCCGCGTCCCTCCCTTCAAGCCCAGACAACCTCCTTCGGTTCCTGGATATATCAACCTGGAGAGGACactgaggaagagggagagactgAGCCCCGCCCCTTCCAGGTGGCCATCTATTTGCCTGGAGAAAAGCCACCACCTCCCTGGGCTCCTCCTAGGCTGCCCCTCCGACTGCAAAGGCGCCTCAAGTCCTTAGAAACTCCCACCAAGGATCCGGAACCTGAGACCTCCCTAAAGGCCAGAAAG GTGCGGTTCTCCGAGAAGGTCTCCGTCCACATCCTGGCTGTCTGGGCGGGGCCGGCCCGCGCCACCCGCCGGGGCCCCTGGGAACAGTTCGCCCGGGATCGCAGCCGCTTCGCCCGCCGCATCGCCCGCGCCCAGGAGGAGCTGGGCGCCTGCCTCACTCCTGCTGCCCGGGCCAGGGCCTGGGCACGCCTCGGGAGCCCACCCACTTCCCTGTCCCCACTACCTGCCCCGACCCAGACCGAGCCGTCCGTCTCCGCCCCTTCTACGGTCCCGAGCCAGGCCACGCCCTTGAGCCCGGCTGTGGTCGCGCTCTCTCCCGCCCCTGCCTGTGTGCCGGCGCCTCCTTGCCTGGACCTCAGTGGGAGGCGTGGCTAA